The genomic region tctctctctctctctctctctctctctctctctcccctcctctcctcccctcctcccctcctctgtctctgtctctgtctgtctgtcagtctgtctgtctcttgtcAGCCTGCACCTGGGACCAGACCAGGGAATGCCAGGAAAAGCTCTCTTGGGCTGAATGTAGCTGAAGAGCAGAAGGAAGGACCAgctgattgttttattttaagaaatgattcttagtcttctctctttttacagCCTGCTAAAGAACAAGAAGGACCATCAACATTTTGTAAGTTCTGGTCACTCCACTGTGATCCCATTTCTGATCAATGGAATGTGACTTCTGTTTATGGAGGAGAAGCCCACATCTGATTAAGATcacagaaaataaaggaaagcaaaTGAAAGAGAGTTGAAATCTCAGAAGGACAATGTAGATAATCAGGTCAATATCAATTGTATTTAAAATGTCTTAAAAGTGTTAACATGGAAGACCCTAATGTCTCCAAAGTAGCAGTTACTTTATTCCATTATAAGAAAAATCTGGCCATTAAAGAGTCCATAAATATAGGAGGCCAAAGACTGAAAAAGTCCTGAATTAAAGAGTCATGGGATATGAGATGGAATTCTTTGGCTGGCTTGTCTCAAACTTTAAATGTTTAGCCATTATCATTTTTGTGCATGAACCTCGAGAAAGGGTAAGATTGACTTCTGACAAGAAAGCCAACAACTGAGAAGGGAAAGGCACTGAACAAGGTACCGGTGTCCTTGAATTTGTATGATGATAAATAGAATTCTGCATGTGGAAATTAAACATTTGAGGGAGACGACATTAAACCATTCAACTTGTCTTAGCAACCATTTCGAAGACAGTTGAACTATAGTCCATGAATATCTGGATTCTTGAGAGAGCAAATGAAGTGTAGGATGAACCCTTCTATTCAGTCCTGAGATCACAACAATAATAAGAGCTAAATTGTGTATTGCCCTTCAAGGCTTTCAAAGTGCTCTCTTTATATCTATGAGCTCAGTTGATAGTCACAGCAAAGTTGTAAGAAAAGCCCTATGATTggccctcctcccctttctcgAGCCCGCGCGCGCGGGCTCCCGTCCCGGCTCGTGCCGCGGCGGCTCCACCGCAGGGCCCGTTGCGGGCTCCATCCCGCGGTCCCGGGCCGCTCGCGAGGCGACATGCTGAGGCGGACTCTGGAAAACCGGGACGCCCAGACCAAACAGCTGCAGGATGCGGTCTCCAACGTGGAAAAGCACTTTGGGGAGCTGTGCCAGATCTTCGCGGCGTACGTGCGTAAAACGGCCCGGCTGCGGGACAAAGCTGATCTCCTAGTGAATGAAATTAATGCCTACGCAGCCACCGAGACGCCCAACCTGAAGCATGGGCTGAAGGACTTTGCTGATGAGTTTGCCAAACTTCAGGATTATAGGCAAGCTGAGGTTGAAAGACTTGAAGCCAAAGTAGTTGAACCTTTGAAAAGTTATGGAACTATTGTGAAAATGAAACGGGATGATCTCAAAGCAACTTTAACAGCAAAGAGTCGAGAAGCTAAGCAGTTAACTCAACTAGAAAGGACGCGTCAACGGAATCCATCAGATCGGCATGTCATAGTATCCTttcaattttgaagaaaaaattattttgtcatttagtTGATGAAAAGGCAGAAACAGAATTACAGAGAGCTACAATGGATGCCACCAGAACAAGTCGGCACCTGGAAGAAACAATTGACAATTTtgagaagcaaaaaataaaggacataaagaatatatttttagaatttataACTATTGAAATGCTGTTCCATGGTAAAGCTTTAGAAGTCTACACTGCTGCCTACCAAAATATACAGAAGATTGATGAAGAAGAAGATCTAGAGATTTTTCGGAGCTCTCTCTATCCACCTGACTATTCAACTCGTTTAGATATTGTTCGAGCAAATTCAAAATCTCCTCTTCAGAAATCTATTTCTATCAAGTGTATATCCGGATCAGGACAGCAGATTCCAACCACTCGGATAAGAAAAGATCGCCaagatgatgatgaagaggatgaagaCGAATTGGatgttacagaggaagaaaattaattttatatgtgCTTTTAACAGTTCCCCTCAAAATCATCAACTTCGGCTTATTAAATGAGTGTCAATTGTCCCgaaaaaaaagcaataagaaattaacatgtacatatgtatacatatatacaccatTAACAAATATTGCAAAAGAAtctaacagtttttaaaaataaatgttttgaggaattaacttcaaaaaaaaaaaaaaaaaaaaaaaaaagccccatgattgttcccattttacagatgggggaacAGACTGAGAGCAGTAAAATGGCTTG from Gracilinanus agilis isolate LMUSP501 unplaced genomic scaffold, AgileGrace unplaced_scaffold57009, whole genome shotgun sequence harbors:
- the LOC123256208 gene encoding protein FAM92A-like isoform X1, whose product is MLRRTLENRDAQTKQLQDAVSNVEKHFGELCQIFAAYVRKTARLRDKADLLVNEINAYAATETPNLKHGLKDFADEFAKLQDYRQAEVERLEAKVVEPLKSYGTIVKMKRDDLKATLTAKSREAKQLTQLERTRQRNPSDRHVIAETELQRATMDATRTSRHLEETIDNFEKQKIKDIKIFRSSLYPPDYSTRLDIVRANSKSPLQKSISIKCISGSGQQIPTTRIRKDRQDDDEEDEDELDVTEEEN
- the LOC123256208 gene encoding protein FAM92A-like isoform X2, whose product is MLRRTLENRDAQTKQLQDAVSNVEKHFGELCQIFAAYVRKTARLRDKADLLVNEINAYAATETPNLKHGLKDFADEFAKLQDYRQAEVERLEAKVVEPLKSYGTIVKMKRDDLKATLTAKSREAKQLTQLERTRQRNPSDRHVIAETELQRATMDATRTSRHLEETIDNFEKQKIKDIKNIFLEFITIEMLFHGKALEVYTAAYQNIQKIDEEEDLEIFRSSLYPPDYSTRLDIVRANSKSPLQKSISIKCISGSGQQIPTTRIRKDRQDDDEEDEDELDVTEEEN